In Physeter macrocephalus isolate SW-GA chromosome 2, ASM283717v5, whole genome shotgun sequence, a single window of DNA contains:
- the TCF3 gene encoding transcription factor E2-alpha isoform X10 produces the protein MASLLAAGGIVSWAVDPEFCLVPVCPGRLPLAVESPWVVLGWVHLGRAPAPGWVGRGLESFPGRVRAPRGDVAGVERPGAGPLTLRSCPAGLEDRPSSGSWGAGEQNSSSFDPSRTYGDGAHFSESHGTLASSTFLGPGLGGKGGERGAYTPFGRDAGVGSLTQASFLPSELALSSPGPLSPSGVKGGPHYYSYSSHPRRRAADGGLDTQPKKVRKVPPGLPSSVYPPGSGDDYSRDTAAYPPTKTPSGTYPASFYVADGSLHPSAELWSPPGQVGFGPMLGGGSSPLPLPAGGGSSVGGSGSGGFGGLHQHERMGYQLHGAEVNGGLPAVSTFSSAPTGAYSSVSSHTPPVSGADGLLGSRGTTAGSSGDALGKALASIYSPDQSSNNFSSSPSTPVGSPQGLAGTSQWPRAGAPGALSPSYDGGLHGLQSKMEDHLDEAIHVLRSHAVGTAGDVHGLLPGHGALASGFAGAVMPLGGRHAGLVGGSHSEDGLSSSGGLVHNHVALPDLSRPPDSYSDLGRGAAPGPGDIKREEQEDEENVAADTAEDEKKDLKAPRARTRRLSGRRSAGWPITRGSGCGSETSMRLLRSWGACASCTSTVRSPRPNCSSCTRPCRSS, from the exons ATGGCAAGTTTGCTGGCAGCTGGTGGAATTGTTTCTTGGGCCGTGGACCCGGAGTTCTGCTTAGTGCCGGTGTGTCCGGGGCGCTTGCCGCTGGCAGTGGAGTCGCCGTGGGTAGTGCTAGGGTGGGTGCATCTGGGACGGGCTCCAGCACCAGGCTGGGTCGGGAGGGGCCTGGAAAGCTTCCCAGGTCGAGTGAGGGCTCCCCGAGGCGATGTGGCTGGCGTGGAGCGGCCGGGGGCCGGGCCCCTAACCCTGCGTTCCTGCCCTGCAGGTCTCGAGGACCGGCCCAGTTCGGGCTCGTGGGGCGCCGGCGAGCAGAACAGTTCCTCCTTCGACCCCAGCCGG ACCTACGGTGATGGCGCCCACTTCAGTGAGTCCCACGGCACCCTCGCTTCGTCCACATTCCTGGGACCTGGGCTCGGAG gcAAGGGCGGCGAGCGGGGCGCATACACCCCCTTTGGGAGAGACGCGGGGGTCGGCAGCCTGACTCAG gccAGCTTCCTGCCCAGTGAGCTGGCCCTCAGCAGCCCGGGGCCACTGTCCCCCTCGGGCGTCAAAGGCGGGCCCCACTATTACTCCTACTCCAGTCACCCTCGGCGGAGAGCGGCGGATGGCGGCCTGG ACACGCAGCCCAAGAAAGTCCGGAAGGTGCCACCGGGTCTCCCATCCTCG GTGTACCCACCCGGCTCAGGTGATGACTACAGCAGGGACACGGCCGCCTACCCACCCACCAAGACGCCCAGCGGCACCTACCCCGCCTCCTTCTACGTGGCAG ACGGCAGCCTGCACCCCTCGGCCGAGCTCTGGAGCCCCCCAGGCCAGGTGGGCTTCGGGCCCATGCTGGGCGGGGGCTcatcccccctgcccctcccagcagGTGGCGGCAGCTCCGTGGGCGGCAGTGGCAGCGGTGGGTTTGGCGGCCTGCACCAGCACGAGCGCATG GGCTACCAGCTGCACGGAGCAGAGGTGAACGGCGGGCTCCCGGCTGTGTCCACCTTTTCCTCGGCCCCCACGGGCGCCTACAGCAGCGTCTCCAGCCACACGCCCCCTGTCAGCGGGGCCGACGGCCTCCTGG GCTCCCGTGGAACCACGGCCGGCAGCTCTGGGGACGCCCTTGGGAAGGCGCTGGCCTCG ATCTACTCCCCAGACCAGTCAAGCAATAACTTCTCATCCAGCCCCTCCACCCCCGTGGGTTCCCCACAGGGCCTGGCAG GGACGTCACAGTGGCCTCGAGCAGGAGCCCCCGGTGCCTTATCGCCCAGCTACGATGGGGGTCTCCACGGCCTG CAGAGCAAGATGGAGGACCACCTGGACGAGGCCATCCACGTCCTCCGCAGCCATGCCGTGGGCACAGCGGGGGATGTGCACGGACTGCTGCCAGGCCACGGGGCGCTGGCCTCGGGCTTTGCTGGCGCTGTCATGCCACTGGGAGGGCGGCACGCTggcctg GTGGGCGGCAGCCACTCGGAGGACGGCCTCTCTAGTAGCGGCGGCCTCGTGCACAACCACGTGGCCCTCCCCGACCTCTCCCGGCCGCCTGACTCCTACAGCG ATCTCGGGCGCGGCGCCGCCCCGGGGCCCGGCGACATCAAGCGGGAGGAGCAGGAGGATGAAGAGAACGTGGCGGCCGACACCGCTGAGGACGAGAAGAAGGACCTCAAGGCCCCGCGTGCCCGGACCAG AAGGCTGAGCGGGAGAAGGAGCGCCGGGTGGCCAATAACGCGCGGGAGCGGCTGCGGGTCCGAGACATCAATGAGGCTTTTAAGGAGCTGGGGCGCATGTGCCAGCTGCACctcaacagtgagaagccccagACCAAACTGCTCATCCTGCACCAGGCCGTGTCGGTCATCCTGA
- the TCF3 gene encoding transcription factor E2-alpha isoform X11, whose translation MASLLAAGGIVSWAVDPEFCLVPVCPGRLPLAVESPWVVLGWVHLGRAPAPGWVGRGLESFPGRVRAPRGDVAGVERPGAGPLTLRSCPAGLEDRPSSGSWGAGEQNSSSFDPSRTYGDGAHFSESHGTLASSTFLGPGLGGKGGERGAYTPFGRDAGVGSLTQASFLPSELALSSPGPLSPSGVKGGPHYYSYSSHPRRRAADGGLDTQPKKVRKVPPGLPSSVYPPGSGDDYSRDTAAYPPTKTPSGTYPASFYVADGSLHPSAELWSPPGQVGFGPMLGGGSSPLPLPAGGGSSVGGSGSGGFGGLHQHERMGYQLHGAEVNGGLPAVSTFSSAPTGAYSSVSSHTPPVSGADGLLGSRGTTAGSSGDALGKALASIYSPDQSSNNFSSSPSTPVGSPQGLAGTSQWPRAGAPGALSPSYDGGLHGLQSKMEDHLDEAIHVLRSHAVGTAGDVHGLLPGHGALASGFAGAVMPLGGRHAGLVGGSHSEDGLSSSGGLVHNHVALPDLSRPPDSYSDLGRGAAPGPGDIKREEQEDEENVAADTAEDEKKDLKAPRARTRA comes from the exons ATGGCAAGTTTGCTGGCAGCTGGTGGAATTGTTTCTTGGGCCGTGGACCCGGAGTTCTGCTTAGTGCCGGTGTGTCCGGGGCGCTTGCCGCTGGCAGTGGAGTCGCCGTGGGTAGTGCTAGGGTGGGTGCATCTGGGACGGGCTCCAGCACCAGGCTGGGTCGGGAGGGGCCTGGAAAGCTTCCCAGGTCGAGTGAGGGCTCCCCGAGGCGATGTGGCTGGCGTGGAGCGGCCGGGGGCCGGGCCCCTAACCCTGCGTTCCTGCCCTGCAGGTCTCGAGGACCGGCCCAGTTCGGGCTCGTGGGGCGCCGGCGAGCAGAACAGTTCCTCCTTCGACCCCAGCCGG ACCTACGGTGATGGCGCCCACTTCAGTGAGTCCCACGGCACCCTCGCTTCGTCCACATTCCTGGGACCTGGGCTCGGAG gcAAGGGCGGCGAGCGGGGCGCATACACCCCCTTTGGGAGAGACGCGGGGGTCGGCAGCCTGACTCAG gccAGCTTCCTGCCCAGTGAGCTGGCCCTCAGCAGCCCGGGGCCACTGTCCCCCTCGGGCGTCAAAGGCGGGCCCCACTATTACTCCTACTCCAGTCACCCTCGGCGGAGAGCGGCGGATGGCGGCCTGG ACACGCAGCCCAAGAAAGTCCGGAAGGTGCCACCGGGTCTCCCATCCTCG GTGTACCCACCCGGCTCAGGTGATGACTACAGCAGGGACACGGCCGCCTACCCACCCACCAAGACGCCCAGCGGCACCTACCCCGCCTCCTTCTACGTGGCAG ACGGCAGCCTGCACCCCTCGGCCGAGCTCTGGAGCCCCCCAGGCCAGGTGGGCTTCGGGCCCATGCTGGGCGGGGGCTcatcccccctgcccctcccagcagGTGGCGGCAGCTCCGTGGGCGGCAGTGGCAGCGGTGGGTTTGGCGGCCTGCACCAGCACGAGCGCATG GGCTACCAGCTGCACGGAGCAGAGGTGAACGGCGGGCTCCCGGCTGTGTCCACCTTTTCCTCGGCCCCCACGGGCGCCTACAGCAGCGTCTCCAGCCACACGCCCCCTGTCAGCGGGGCCGACGGCCTCCTGG GCTCCCGTGGAACCACGGCCGGCAGCTCTGGGGACGCCCTTGGGAAGGCGCTGGCCTCG ATCTACTCCCCAGACCAGTCAAGCAATAACTTCTCATCCAGCCCCTCCACCCCCGTGGGTTCCCCACAGGGCCTGGCAG GGACGTCACAGTGGCCTCGAGCAGGAGCCCCCGGTGCCTTATCGCCCAGCTACGATGGGGGTCTCCACGGCCTG CAGAGCAAGATGGAGGACCACCTGGACGAGGCCATCCACGTCCTCCGCAGCCATGCCGTGGGCACAGCGGGGGATGTGCACGGACTGCTGCCAGGCCACGGGGCGCTGGCCTCGGGCTTTGCTGGCGCTGTCATGCCACTGGGAGGGCGGCACGCTggcctg GTGGGCGGCAGCCACTCGGAGGACGGCCTCTCTAGTAGCGGCGGCCTCGTGCACAACCACGTGGCCCTCCCCGACCTCTCCCGGCCGCCTGACTCCTACAGCG ATCTCGGGCGCGGCGCCGCCCCGGGGCCCGGCGACATCAAGCGGGAGGAGCAGGAGGATGAAGAGAACGTGGCGGCCGACACCGCTGAGGACGAGAAGAAGGACCTCAAGGCCCCGCGTGCCCGGACCAG agcgTAA